From Selenomonas ruminantium AC2024, a single genomic window includes:
- a CDS encoding glycosyltransferase family 4 protein translates to MQPEYPSLERYVKGMEMDFLPDASWESECLYLNTHYQDMDVLVLHGLFPFYFPILHHYRELRPDGKVYLELDPNAYYEDTLAWTHPAFLRFLQECDVIGASCYRMQKCLGQKWPCVVEYLPNGFYNFDHLDMQVDFTRKENIILTVGRIGSAQKRNEELLEAFAKVYRQLPDWTVRLVGKIEPDFERWFKDFCLLHPRISRQIVLVGPIFEKKELLCEYKRAKIFALTSVYEGGTPNVVAEALYSGCYMLTSDIDAADDVIDEGSCGQKYERGNVDALANIMKNACRDEELLHSGGRRAVRYAQEEYDFEKIIKRLYWLLFKEVR, encoded by the coding sequence TTGCAGCCAGAATACCCGTCTTTGGAACGATATGTAAAAGGAATGGAAATGGACTTTTTGCCTGATGCTTCCTGGGAGTCCGAGTGTTTATATCTCAATACGCATTATCAGGATATGGATGTGTTGGTATTGCATGGCTTATTTCCTTTTTATTTCCCAATTCTGCATCATTATCGTGAACTACGGCCTGATGGTAAGGTCTATTTGGAACTGGATCCCAATGCTTACTATGAAGATACTTTAGCGTGGACGCATCCGGCTTTTTTGCGTTTTTTGCAGGAATGTGATGTTATTGGTGCCAGTTGTTATCGTATGCAAAAATGCTTGGGACAGAAATGGCCCTGCGTGGTGGAGTATTTGCCCAATGGCTTTTATAACTTCGATCATTTGGATATGCAGGTAGATTTTACCCGAAAAGAAAATATTATTTTGACGGTAGGGCGAATTGGCTCAGCACAGAAGCGCAATGAAGAACTGCTGGAGGCGTTTGCCAAAGTTTATCGGCAATTGCCTGATTGGACAGTTCGGCTGGTGGGCAAGATTGAGCCGGACTTTGAACGCTGGTTTAAGGATTTTTGCCTGCTTCATCCGCGAATCAGCCGTCAGATTGTGCTGGTGGGGCCTATTTTTGAAAAAAAAGAATTGCTGTGTGAATATAAGCGAGCGAAAATTTTTGCCTTGACATCGGTATATGAAGGCGGCACGCCTAATGTTGTGGCTGAGGCCCTATACAGCGGCTGTTATATGCTCACATCGGATATAGATGCGGCTGATGATGTGATAGATGAAGGCAGTTGTGGACAGAAGTATGAGCGGGGAAATGTAGATGCTTTGGCAAATATTATGAAGAATGCATGTAGAGATGAAGAACTGTTGCATAGCGGTGGCAGACGGGCTGTTCGTTATGCTCAGGAAGAGTATGATTTTGAAAAGATTATCAAGCGCTTGTATTGGCTGCTGTTCAAAGAGGTGAGATGA
- a CDS encoding tetratricopeptide repeat protein, whose amino-acid sequence MVKERQRIMLVYRTAYDLWCKKKLSEAAQILQDFWHASGMKSLQGMLLMAYIMRDQKRYISEVKVLEELFERFADSGEYKLLADAWSMLGSVLRRLGDSQLSVEAFKKSVELEPDSEQKLVDCSNALFSANAIDGVTADYMQSLYALYRNLLRNLSITPYPTRKWNHQKIRVGYVSPDLRDHAVAQFVWPLFCQYDKERFSVYAYALTKRPDWVTAALQQKGAIWREVSGENWQEIARQIRDDEIDILVDLAGHSAENALPVFAWRPAMIQLSGIGYFNSTGMDEMQWFLSDVYCSDDETSPYFTERLLRLPKSHFCYRPLGNFPEVGQSPCRKNGYVTFGCFNNFAKVNDGMLMVWKKILEAVPNSRLLLKHSLLGTEEGREYTVQRLKKLGMPLTRIEFRGLSKDYLAQYHDMDIALDTSPYPGGLTTCEALYMGVPVVTLKGNRHGARFGYSFLANLGLEELVAESVNDYIDIAVKLASDTNLLELLRKNMRRIMQASPLMDSEAYMGSLERMYQNILQKFD is encoded by the coding sequence ATGGTAAAAGAACGTCAGCGCATCATGCTGGTGTATAGAACAGCGTATGACTTGTGGTGTAAAAAAAAATTATCAGAAGCAGCGCAGATATTGCAGGATTTTTGGCATGCTAGTGGTATGAAATCTTTGCAAGGCATGCTGCTTATGGCCTATATCATGCGTGACCAGAAACGGTACATATCAGAAGTTAAGGTGTTAGAGGAACTTTTTGAAAGGTTTGCGGACTCTGGCGAGTATAAGTTGCTAGCTGATGCGTGGAGTATGCTGGGCTCGGTATTACGCCGATTGGGTGATAGTCAGTTGTCTGTGGAGGCGTTCAAAAAGTCAGTAGAATTAGAGCCAGACAGTGAGCAAAAGCTAGTGGATTGCAGTAATGCATTGTTTTCAGCTAATGCTATTGATGGCGTAACTGCTGATTATATGCAGTCTCTATATGCACTATACCGTAATTTGTTGCGAAACCTTTCTATAACGCCTTATCCAACAAGAAAGTGGAACCATCAAAAGATTCGGGTCGGATACGTTTCGCCAGATTTGCGTGACCATGCTGTTGCGCAATTTGTCTGGCCACTATTTTGCCAGTATGATAAAGAGCGTTTTTCCGTCTATGCTTACGCGCTAACGAAACGTCCAGATTGGGTGACTGCGGCATTACAGCAAAAAGGCGCGATTTGGCGTGAAGTTTCCGGTGAAAATTGGCAAGAAATAGCAAGGCAGATAAGGGATGATGAAATAGACATTTTGGTGGATTTAGCTGGTCATTCAGCAGAAAATGCCCTCCCAGTATTTGCATGGCGTCCAGCAATGATACAGCTTTCGGGTATTGGGTATTTTAACAGCACTGGTATGGATGAAATGCAGTGGTTCTTGTCTGATGTATATTGTTCTGATGATGAAACTTCACCATATTTTACGGAAAGGCTCCTGCGTTTGCCTAAAAGTCATTTTTGTTATAGGCCTTTGGGAAATTTTCCTGAGGTCGGACAGTCTCCGTGCCGTAAAAATGGCTATGTGACTTTTGGCTGTTTCAATAATTTTGCCAAGGTGAATGATGGAATGCTGATGGTATGGAAGAAAATTTTGGAGGCTGTGCCGAATTCTCGTTTATTGTTAAAGCATTCTTTACTGGGAACGGAAGAAGGTCGGGAATACACAGTACAGCGCCTGAAAAAACTGGGAATGCCACTGACGCGCATTGAGTTTCGTGGCCTGTCCAAGGATTATTTAGCGCAATATCATGATATGGATATCGCGTTGGATACAAGCCCGTATCCCGGTGGACTTACGACCTGTGAAGCACTTTATATGGGCGTGCCGGTTGTGACACTTAAAGGCAACCGACATGGGGCAAGATTTGGTTATAGTTTTTTGGCTAATCTTGGCCTAGAAGAACTTGTGGCCGAGAGTGTGAATGATTACATTGATATTGCCGTAAAGCTGGCAAGTGATACTAACCTTTTGGAATTATTGCGTAAAAACATGCGGCGAATTATGCAGGCGTCGCCATTGATGGATAGTGAGGCTTATATGGGTTCTTTAGAAAGAATGTATCAAAATATTTTGCAGAAATTTGATTAA
- a CDS encoding glycosyltransferase family 8 protein, protein MEEIMIHICYALTDIQGTYSKFLGTSLWSIFMHHMEKDLHIHLLHDETLTEQERRRFQQVVVSFQQKISFYNMKRLATSDLVFLYQALPQVGLSRYTYGAFYRLFAAKFLPEEVTRFIYLDADTVVNMDIAFLWKVSLDGHTMAAVSDSDNTGHQAENPLVLVGWVDGRDYFSSGVLLVDRQKFLAVGNILQDGVCKLKEIPGFAFYDQDILNLFYSKDYLHLDIAYNAYVPILQMRGVQQLTSAIYHYEAGSLGIREDDVYDRLFYTVFAQTPWCDADFLYRFFAQLEAQHKHDLHLARQVFAMGSRRQRIFCANEASKAAIKELFDFDGDDKYLAIQGNQDWTGRLLQYERVSPKGNRLYILFLQRYEDVSQALTAAGWQEGLDFVDGWSLLPTECGGHLFLRPELIRNL, encoded by the coding sequence ATGGAGGAAATAATGATTCATATATGCTATGCATTAACGGATATACAGGGAACATATAGTAAATTTTTAGGGACATCGCTTTGGTCAATATTTATGCACCATATGGAAAAAGATTTACATATTCATTTACTGCATGATGAGACATTGACTGAACAAGAACGACGACGATTTCAGCAGGTTGTTGTGTCCTTTCAACAAAAAATTTCTTTTTATAACATGAAAAGGTTGGCAACGTCAGATCTTGTTTTTTTGTATCAGGCGTTGCCTCAAGTCGGATTGTCACGATATACATACGGTGCTTTTTACCGTTTGTTTGCGGCAAAATTTCTGCCAGAAGAAGTGACAAGGTTTATTTATCTTGATGCAGATACTGTGGTCAATATGGATATTGCGTTTTTATGGAAAGTTTCATTAGATGGACATACTATGGCGGCGGTATCTGATTCTGATAATACCGGCCACCAAGCGGAAAATCCGCTGGTGTTGGTCGGCTGGGTAGACGGGCGCGATTACTTTAGTTCTGGAGTTCTGTTGGTGGATCGACAGAAATTCTTGGCAGTGGGGAATATCTTGCAGGATGGAGTCTGTAAGCTAAAAGAGATTCCAGGTTTTGCGTTTTATGATCAGGATATTCTTAATCTTTTCTATTCCAAGGATTATTTGCATTTGGATATTGCTTATAATGCCTATGTTCCAATATTGCAGATGCGTGGTGTTCAGCAGTTGACTTCGGCCATTTATCATTACGAGGCAGGCAGCTTGGGAATACGAGAAGATGATGTTTACGATAGACTGTTCTATACTGTATTCGCTCAGACTCCTTGGTGTGACGCTGATTTCTTGTATCGTTTTTTTGCACAGTTGGAGGCGCAACACAAACATGATTTGCACTTGGCACGGCAAGTTTTTGCTATGGGTAGCAGGCGTCAACGAATATTTTGTGCAAATGAGGCTTCAAAAGCGGCGATTAAGGAATTATTTGACTTTGATGGTGATGATAAATACTTGGCAATTCAAGGAAATCAGGATTGGACTGGTCGTCTGTTGCAATATGAACGGGTAAGTCCTAAGGGAAATCGGTTGTACATATTGTTTCTGCAACGTTACGAAGATGTTAGTCAGGCATTGACCGCTGCCGGATGGCAAGAGGGATTGGACTTTGTGGATGGCTGGAGTTTGTTGCCAACAGAGTGTGGTGGACATCTATTTCTTAGGCCGGAATTGATTCGTAACCTGTAA
- a CDS encoding glycosyltransferase family 9 protein, with the protein MNENGKYYVEQYMRNTDFINWDCQSLVNMFEPIFQQNGFREKCSDGQHHLLLLMLNAMGDMVLATGFVREVRRNNPNDYITLLVSSAIYPLVYKCPYVNQVLVLDVRAFYNDKQKFFAELLQLCTEKFWNERYDMSICPQWGDDKTVTQVVAYMSGAVRRVGYSCNIAFVYGWPLVDDTQEKALMTDVYIIPAEIVHEAERAFYLLELLGMTVEDRRMEIWLGKRDKIAAEKILADAVGEGHVLIAVGLGAGGDSRKYPVKQYADVCRALFHKIDAYFVILGGNSEQQDALYLQSQLPADSVCNLAGKTTVLETAAVLSMTNIYLGNDTGVMHMAAAEAIPVVMVSREEDNFGGRLAGILSENQRFAPWQTNYVICCPDNRLGDCASWYGYGGCKESYSHCICQVKPEEIVNAVEILLQ; encoded by the coding sequence ATGAATGAAAATGGGAAGTATTACGTTGAGCAATACATGAGAAATACAGATTTTATCAATTGGGATTGTCAGTCGTTGGTAAATATGTTTGAACCGATATTTCAGCAAAATGGATTTCGTGAAAAATGTTCAGATGGACAACATCACCTTTTGTTACTGATGCTTAATGCTATGGGGGATATGGTTCTGGCCACAGGTTTTGTCCGAGAGGTGCGGCGTAATAATCCTAATGATTATATAACGTTGTTGGTCAGTTCGGCGATTTATCCATTAGTATATAAATGCCCATATGTTAATCAAGTTTTGGTATTAGATGTAAGAGCATTTTATAACGATAAGCAAAAATTCTTTGCCGAATTATTGCAGCTTTGTACGGAGAAATTTTGGAACGAACGTTATGATATGAGTATCTGTCCGCAATGGGGCGATGATAAGACGGTAACGCAGGTGGTAGCATACATGAGTGGCGCAGTGCGGCGTGTGGGGTATAGCTGTAATATTGCTTTTGTATATGGGTGGCCCTTAGTAGATGATACGCAGGAAAAGGCGTTAATGACGGATGTATATATTATTCCTGCTGAGATTGTTCATGAGGCTGAACGAGCGTTTTATTTGCTGGAACTTTTGGGAATGACAGTGGAAGATCGGCGTATGGAAATTTGGCTCGGGAAACGAGATAAAATTGCAGCTGAAAAAATATTGGCTGATGCAGTAGGTGAGGGACATGTGTTAATTGCTGTGGGCTTAGGAGCTGGCGGTGATAGTCGAAAATATCCGGTTAAGCAGTATGCAGATGTATGTAGAGCCTTATTCCATAAGATAGATGCATATTTTGTCATCTTGGGAGGAAATAGTGAACAGCAGGATGCTCTGTACTTACAATCACAGTTACCAGCAGACTCGGTATGTAATTTAGCTGGCAAAACAACGGTGTTGGAAACAGCGGCGGTTTTATCTATGACGAACATCTATTTGGGTAATGACACAGGTGTTATGCATATGGCTGCCGCGGAAGCTATTCCGGTAGTTATGGTTTCACGGGAAGAAGATAATTTTGGTGGCAGACTTGCGGGGATTTTGAGTGAAAATCAAAGATTTGCTCCTTGGCAGACAAATTATGTGATATGCTGCCCAGATAATCGTCTGGGCGATTGTGCAAGCTGGTATGGATACGGTGGCTGCAAAGAGTCGTACAGTCATTGTATCTGTCAGGTAAAGCCAGAAGAGATAGTAAACGCTGTGGAAATATTGCTTCAGTGA
- a CDS encoding FkbM family methyltransferase — translation MNIRFMQSQYIRIGGPDMHLVLVPTEVDLDISVDFYRLLLQELQVVNPIGKSFCRIGRENDGGYLMLDDFQGNVAYSFGINNDVSWDEDVANRGYDVYMYDHTIDALPYERKEFHWFKNGLADKMGQEPTLQFLEWYLWKNEHMHEEHMLLKMDVEGAEWGALEQVNPVLLMQFDQIVLEIHDLIKAHTDQKRMQILSVLHKLNQTHYMVHVHGNNNSGAITLAERLIPDVLEVTFVNKNLVSVDTEAVVMLPRELDQPNDPYRQDYVLGKMKGL, via the coding sequence ATGAATATTCGTTTTATGCAAAGCCAGTATATTAGAATTGGTGGTCCTGATATGCATCTAGTGCTGGTGCCAACAGAAGTTGATTTGGATATATCGGTGGATTTTTATCGGCTGCTATTGCAAGAACTACAAGTGGTTAATCCGATAGGTAAATCATTCTGCCGTATAGGCAGGGAGAATGATGGCGGTTATCTTATGCTGGATGATTTTCAAGGAAATGTTGCGTATTCGTTTGGCATCAATAATGATGTTTCTTGGGATGAAGATGTTGCTAATCGAGGTTATGATGTATATATGTATGACCATACGATTGATGCCTTACCTTATGAGAGGAAAGAGTTTCATTGGTTCAAGAATGGTCTGGCTGATAAGATGGGACAAGAACCAACACTACAGTTTCTGGAGTGGTATTTATGGAAAAATGAGCACATGCATGAAGAACATATGTTACTAAAGATGGATGTGGAAGGTGCTGAATGGGGGGCTCTTGAACAAGTGAATCCAGTGTTGCTCATGCAGTTCGATCAAATCGTGTTGGAAATACATGATTTGATTAAGGCTCATACGGATCAAAAAAGAATGCAGATTTTAAGTGTTTTACATAAATTAAATCAGACACATTATATGGTACATGTTCATGGTAATAATAATAGTGGTGCTATTACTTTGGCGGAGAGACTTATTCCAGATGTATTAGAAGTTACTTTTGTAAATAAAAATCTTGTGTCTGTGGATACAGAAGCTGTAGTTATGCTTCCACGAGAATTAGATCAACCCAATGATCCATATCGCCAAGATTATGTATTGGGGAAAATGAAGGGACTATAA
- a CDS encoding glycosyltransferase family 2 protein produces MVRNEADIIESFVRHATAFADKIYIVNHNSTDGTRKILDDLVQEGLSLDVEDYIGAEQAQSEIMTDLMQKAFAERYDFVLPLDADEFLLPDGAYDMKWCSKALFTVCTPDKIYQLPWVTYQTADEYVGKKFILAEDCYREEQPESLGKLLVGRLAFEKTHFFLSQGNHHALIKKDSGLQRLTALPLQGIHLAHFSWRSCEQAASKAAVGWLANVAKYSKQTNLANHWRHVFYNLLEGKMPVRPKLKQGHKAVIHSNCQNILLRYTVCSNKVNVLLRNVLLAAQQLANDYSEEKARIEQHKVSVILPYFGQRTPFKESFAAALQEEYPYVNMIVFSLAAKEEDTWVLNFLQQMTTDTEKEIIYLQEHGEELWKDIAASADGEFIQWIFPGDLVVKHRLQHMVTTLVRHENIDLILTNSQNHPVLQREKDKGNIVDLQLPDGFAIGDGNIYRDYLRKNNVLLSGGLSSPLFRRSQMERLSFFRLHIQKRHLSWQDIWQAVLKDVVIGAIPEPLVEMHSQL; encoded by the coding sequence ATGGTGCGCAACGAGGCGGATATCATTGAAAGTTTTGTACGACATGCGACAGCGTTTGCTGATAAAATCTATATCGTTAATCATAACAGTACTGATGGAACAAGGAAAATATTAGATGATCTTGTACAGGAGGGGCTGTCTCTAGATGTTGAGGATTATATCGGAGCTGAACAGGCTCAATCGGAGATTATGACCGATCTTATGCAAAAGGCTTTTGCCGAACGTTATGACTTTGTCTTGCCCTTGGATGCCGATGAGTTCCTATTGCCGGATGGAGCGTATGATATGAAATGGTGCAGTAAAGCCTTGTTTACTGTTTGTACACCAGATAAGATTTATCAGCTGCCATGGGTAACCTATCAGACCGCAGATGAATATGTAGGAAAAAAGTTTATTTTGGCGGAAGATTGTTATCGTGAAGAACAGCCAGAATCCTTGGGAAAATTATTGGTGGGGCGGTTGGCCTTTGAAAAGACCCATTTTTTTCTCAGTCAGGGGAATCATCATGCTTTAATTAAGAAAGATTCTGGATTGCAGAGACTTACAGCTTTACCATTACAAGGAATTCATTTAGCCCATTTTTCCTGGCGTAGTTGTGAACAGGCGGCCTCAAAGGCGGCTGTGGGTTGGCTGGCTAATGTGGCAAAGTATTCAAAACAGACGAATCTTGCTAATCATTGGCGGCATGTATTTTATAATCTGTTGGAAGGAAAAATGCCTGTTCGTCCGAAATTAAAGCAGGGACATAAGGCTGTTATTCACTCGAACTGTCAGAATATATTGCTTAGATACACAGTTTGCTCTAATAAAGTTAATGTTTTGTTGCGTAATGTCCTTTTGGCAGCACAACAATTGGCCAATGATTATAGTGAGGAGAAAGCTCGTATTGAGCAACACAAGGTGTCGGTCATCCTACCGTATTTCGGCCAACGAACGCCATTTAAGGAGTCATTTGCAGCGGCCTTACAGGAAGAGTATCCCTATGTGAATATGATTGTCTTTTCGTTAGCTGCAAAGGAAGAAGATACGTGGGTGTTGAACTTCTTGCAGCAGATGACTACAGATACCGAAAAAGAGATAATATACCTTCAGGAACATGGGGAGGAACTTTGGAAGGATATAGCTGCGTCTGCTGATGGTGAATTTATTCAATGGATTTTCCCAGGGGATTTAGTGGTAAAACACAGGTTACAGCACATGGTCACAACGTTGGTGCGTCATGAAAATATAGATTTGATCTTGACGAATAGTCAGAATCATCCTGTTTTGCAACGGGAAAAGGATAAAGGGAATATAGTTGATTTACAGCTTCCAGATGGTTTTGCCATAGGTGATGGAAATATCTATCGCGATTACCTTCGTAAAAATAATGTGTTGCTTAGTGGTGGCCTGTCATCACCGCTATTTCGTCGTTCCCAGATGGAACGTCTGAGTTTTTTTAGACTGCATATACAAAAAAGGCACCTGTCTTGGCAGGATATATGGCAGGCGGTTTTAAAAGACGTGGTTATTGGTGCTATACCAGAACCGTTGGTGGAGATGCACAGTCAGCTTTAG
- a CDS encoding FkbM family methyltransferase: MKDFLKMVSRTYHRNYEYSMEAIKSQQISCAYFNPDTTLDSGIVDGLIDWGIRLDTICTWDKNVENLNHESCHVRGIREFLSNPRDVKIMFLHPLLWLTVLDKQISKVGVDTISLCDMQDAIDKKNILTENLPRLYETYSCFEQEESRKAYLAVILGKISNRIHDYHFAPEPQYMLEGFLPKQGDIAIDGGAYDGGTAKLFASLGAKVFAFEMDKYNYNLCCERAKLHDVVVENMGLSDREGEEHYKSIGTASSKQENGNETAHFISIDTYVERKDLPRVDYIKLDVEGAELDVLQGAASSIIKWKPKMALSAYHKTEDLWMLREYISSICPSYRFEFRHYPIDVTDYWLGEYEKSLLTEYNLGNKIPTGCEMVLYCY, from the coding sequence ATGAAAGATTTTTTAAAAATGGTTAGTAGAACTTATCATCGTAATTATGAGTACAGTATGGAGGCAATTAAGTCGCAACAGATTTCTTGTGCATATTTTAATCCGGATACAACTTTGGATAGTGGTATTGTTGATGGACTTATTGATTGGGGAATAAGGCTAGATACTATATGTACTTGGGATAAAAATGTAGAAAATCTTAACCATGAATCATGTCATGTTAGAGGGATAAGAGAATTTTTGTCTAATCCACGTGATGTGAAAATAATGTTCTTACATCCTCTTTTGTGGTTGACGGTATTAGATAAGCAGATAAGCAAGGTGGGGGTTGATACGATTTCACTTTGTGATATGCAGGATGCAATAGATAAAAAAAATATCCTGACTGAAAATTTACCAAGGCTATATGAAACGTATTCATGTTTTGAGCAAGAAGAATCTAGAAAAGCATATTTGGCTGTTATCCTTGGGAAAATTTCCAACCGGATTCATGATTATCATTTTGCGCCGGAACCGCAGTATATGTTGGAAGGTTTTTTACCAAAGCAAGGAGATATTGCTATTGATGGAGGTGCTTATGATGGAGGAACGGCAAAGCTGTTTGCTTCATTAGGAGCAAAAGTTTTCGCTTTTGAAATGGATAAGTATAATTATAATCTTTGTTGTGAAAGGGCCAAGCTCCATGATGTGGTGGTAGAAAATATGGGACTGTCTGATAGAGAAGGAGAGGAGCATTATAAAAGTATAGGGACAGCTAGTTCTAAGCAAGAAAATGGAAATGAAACAGCACATTTTATATCCATAGATACTTATGTGGAGCGAAAAGACCTTCCTCGAGTTGATTATATTAAGCTGGATGTAGAAGGTGCTGAGCTGGATGTTTTGCAGGGAGCAGCATCGTCAATTATAAAATGGAAACCAAAGATGGCATTAAGTGCCTATCATAAAACGGAAGATTTGTGGATGTTGCGAGAATATATTTCATCTATTTGTCCTAGTTATCGATTCGAGTTTCGTCATTATCCAATTGATGTTACAGATTATTGGTTGGGAGAGTATGAAAAGTCCTTACTCACAGAATACAATTTAGGTAATAAAATTCCAACAGGATGTGAGATGGTATTGTATTGTTATTGA
- a CDS encoding autotransporter strand-loop-strand O-heptosyltransferase produces the protein MMHAWPVLYFYSGIKDFTAADSGMFVRYDELAGAVKGDTGIEGLKIDFNAGIRVAVPAGDWHIKITDANSGQIFFDDRVAEKVLISMEQYFIRWQVDVYNDETMVFSHIYDAADQTVCFILEGNVLGDKIMLLPYIRAFVQKWQCRGVILDDPAFREILTNYYPELQIVTEIPEDTYATYHIGAFQTPPFLIADDSRNLAVDYVGQELLGLHTVAPEVRYHPTKPREIVEPYVCIAVQASGARKCWLYPKGWEQVADYLQQRGYRVICIDRDRVTETDGMRIEMPDRAEDRSGNYTLMDRINMLAYADFFIGGASGLSWLAHAVGCPVVLISGITLPHSEFATPYRIQNRQVCHGCYNDLRVDWRDDKCPYHKGTNRELECSKKITPRMVLETIERLICDKL, from the coding sequence ATGATGCACGCATGGCCGGTATTATATTTTTATTCAGGTATTAAGGATTTTACTGCTGCTGATAGCGGTATGTTTGTTCGTTACGACGAATTGGCAGGAGCTGTGAAAGGCGATACAGGCATTGAAGGACTGAAAATTGATTTTAATGCTGGTATACGTGTAGCTGTTCCAGCTGGAGACTGGCATATCAAAATCACGGATGCGAATAGTGGTCAGATTTTTTTCGATGATAGGGTAGCGGAGAAAGTACTAATATCCATGGAGCAGTATTTTATTCGTTGGCAAGTCGACGTATATAATGATGAAACCATGGTCTTTTCCCATATTTACGATGCAGCTGACCAGACGGTGTGTTTTATTCTTGAAGGCAATGTGCTAGGAGATAAAATCATGCTTCTCCCGTATATACGTGCTTTTGTACAAAAATGGCAGTGCCGAGGTGTGATTTTAGACGACCCTGCTTTTCGGGAGATATTGACAAATTATTACCCAGAACTGCAGATTGTAACGGAGATTCCAGAGGATACATATGCAACCTATCATATTGGAGCCTTTCAAACGCCGCCGTTTCTTATAGCTGATGATAGCCGCAACTTGGCGGTGGACTATGTGGGTCAAGAACTTTTGGGGTTGCATACTGTTGCTCCAGAGGTTCGTTATCATCCAACCAAGCCGCGAGAAATAGTAGAGCCATATGTTTGCATTGCTGTGCAAGCATCAGGAGCGCGCAAATGCTGGCTTTACCCCAAAGGGTGGGAACAGGTGGCGGATTATTTGCAGCAGCGAGGTTATCGTGTGATTTGTATAGACCGTGACCGAGTGACGGAAACAGATGGTATGCGTATTGAGATGCCGGATCGAGCAGAGGATAGGTCAGGAAATTATACGCTAATGGATCGCATTAATATGTTAGCTTATGCCGATTTCTTTATCGGGGGGGCAAGCGGTCTTTCATGGCTTGCACATGCGGTGGGCTGTCCGGTGGTACTGATTAGTGGTATAACGCTCCCTCATTCGGAATTTGCTACGCCGTATCGCATTCAAAATCGTCAGGTATGTCATGGCTGCTACAATGATTTGCGTGTGGATTGGCGTGATGATAAATGTCCATATCATAAGGGAACAAATCGTGAATTGGAATGTTCGAAAAAGATAACACCAAGAATGGTTCTGGAAACTATTGAGCGATTAATTTGTGACAAGTTGTGA